ctaattttctggaattttccctaattttctgggatttttcctaattttctgggtttttcccttaatttctggatttttcccttaatttctgggatttatcctaattttctggatttttcccttaatttctgggatttatcctaattttctggatttattccttatttctgaaaatattaacatttttcagaaattatttaaggaatttccttattttttctggattttcccttaatttctgggatttaccctaatttttctggatttattccttatttctgaaaatattaatatttttcagaaattatttaaggaatttccttattttttctggattttcccttaatttctgggatttatcccaatttttctggatttttcccttaatttctgggatttatcctaattttctggatttattccttatttctgaaaatattaacatttttcagaaattatttaaggaatttccttattttttctggattttcccttaatttctgggatttaccctaatttttctggatttattccttatttctgaaaatattaatatttttcagaaattatttaaggaatttccttattttttctggattttcccttaatttctgggatttatcccaatttttctggatttttcccttaatttctgggatttatcctaattttctggatttttcccttaatttctgggatttatcctaatttttctggatttattccttatttctgaaaatattaatatttttcagaaattatttaaggaattttccttattttttatttttttttttttttaatacagttttcgaccaggaatccattcgaccaggatcctggtcgaattaacccccatattgccctggtcgacagcttttcgggcaggatgctttcgatcaggaatcctggtcgaatttcggccaggatttttctcttaacccattttttttttttttttttttttttttgttacaattttcgaccagaaaattttcgaccagaaattttgttcctttcggtcaggagtcttgttttttgaccgaattaaccttcatttgttgcccaggtcgatgcaaattcgggcagggctcattcgatcaggaatcctggtcgaatttcggccaggattttcaccccttcctctccttttttttttttttttttttttacaattttcgaccagaaaattttcgaccagaaattttgttcctttcggtcaggagtcctgctttttgaccgaattaaccttcatttgttgcccaggtcgaagcaatttcgacctcctgtatttcgaccaggatttccccatgattcctggtcgaattgggtCATATTCCTGATCTTTTTATCCATTTCTCCCTGGACTTTATTTTTGGGCCACCTTCACTTAGCTGGGCCTTCATTCTTTTGGCCCATTATGACTGGATTTTGGGTTATGGGCTGTTAACCTTAAAtatctgggcccttttctgggctttttaaacacttgggcccttagctgggctttattttttcaaggtttttttttttttttttttttttttagaattgggcctcatttctaagcccaaattccaaactcttctaatatctttctggattcttccaaaatcttgaaaaaactcaagtttttcttttgatttttttactagaattctcttgaattttccaggaacttccagaaccttccaacttttgggcccaaatgggctttttaaggtcCATTATCCATTTAtttctcctatatataggtgggatgagagtgtgattcttcacacctctcatttcatttctcttcaCCTACAACTTTCTaatcttctcctctctcaaatccactccttcttcctcccaagtcttttccagtctttactagatggccgacaagagttccgagagggcggccaagatagcctcggcttcaaaacgaggtaaggatatcgagatccgctcttcatatatgtctttaattgatatgattaatactaggggggatgaatatccttccactgcacatctcgactcctttaatcactgtaatacttggcataacatagatttcaataaactaaatgctcgttataacgtccctcctccctttagactagttccagtctctggtggtgaccgtacttgccactggaggcctgatactctcttcatctacaccgacgcccttaatgctgggcttaggttcccttttcatccttttatccctcatcttttggctgacttacaaattaacccgtgtcagcttcctccaaacgcctggaggaatattctatgttttatggtttgttgtcttagggagggctttcctctttctgtagccgtttttaggaaagtctttcaatgttacaatagttcttccaatatttgtggctgggtttatgtcaaacaaaggcccaaaagcaaacatatctttaacagcgcctctattccggataataatccaaattggaggaatagtttcgtcgggttacgttgggagaatggcgattggggcacgctctttcgatcttccttcgggaaggtcagtgatggtagcctcaaatccattcacttaactcctgaagaaactatcatttataatgggctcactcaggatgatggcaccaccaccagctggactcttttagaagagttttccctgattcatgtgggactatcctctgtttctcaacagggtatttctcttcccttctcaatttttctttatttcacgcattattaacatcacttattttgtcttttgctttgtttcagctgctaaggagattaacgaggacaatgtccccttggtcgaggaaacagctaggatgaagaaagctcggttagcaggcctagacaccagaggaaaggcgacagagcctatcttcttgagaaagcacaaggagcctatgggggaggcttcaactgaaggagctgagggccataatgctcctatcactgctgctgcccctgctgctgctgctacaggcgcctttcagcctctctggggattccgtcgaggggataccgtggttggttccacgaagcatgcttgggattggtcctaccatagcgtgaccccaaaggactttactgatgtggtggccacccctgaccttgagaggattaagctcatgggagcccagtctctggcttcggtatgccttctcttttttaaacttatttctcgttcttgtagcactttcttgccttatactttgttaattgttttgtttcagtctaacgcctactttcaaggcgctgtgaggcaagccgaatcatggaagcgggcttctgataaggccgataatgccctcaggaggcagcagaagaagtatgctaccctggagaagaagctcaagcgcaaggaggaagaactcggagagtctaacgccgagctggtggtacttcgggcggagaaggataaagctatagacaattatctggactcggaggagtttgcccaatccatgaggattagggatgattcagtctttcccgagttttttaggactggctgggacacggcccttgggaccgtgaacgaggcttgtcctgatattaacccggcggactatatctgccctgacgatgaggctttgctacagaggtttcgtacccgagtagttgtctcggatcatgttcctcaggatccacttcttcctcctcccgagtctttttccagacctgctgaggatgacagctcttcctcctccgagacaacggagacatctagcgagagcggagaagacgatgatatggacgccgagggcacctcagctccttagagctttttcagccctgcgtggcttttttattttcgagactttatttatcaaacttttgtaacatctatcagatctatctcatttatcaccttttatgctttgcatccatgcatttgatttttatttgttaggccacaatcatactttgaagaacttatgaatttcataaaattgtctgggattcgtcccttacacaagtcttaataaatttcgtaataaaactaaaacatataaatcctaagcaagcaaagcttcaaggtgcttttcaacctactcgccatcctgacgagtgagaatcgtacttcgaccatcttacacgtagtaaaccttcaggttttgtgcgtgccaggttctcgggacttcaaaaccatccatagtctccagcttgtaggttcctctaccctgaacgctcttgactctatacggcccttcccagtttggggcaagctttcctttctgtccgacaccagaagcctctatttttctcaagactaggtcaccttgtttgaaaaacctctctttaacccttaggttgtagtagaacgaagcctttttctgatattctactatctttgcgtgtgctttatctcgtacttcatcgattaaatccagggctaacttctgcccttcctcattttctttttcatcaaaagcctgaatccttggagaagaatgtgatatctccacgggaactactgcttccgccccatatgccaacatgaaaggagttgcacctgtcgtgactctacaggtagtcctataagcccataatatgggaagtatctcatctacccaattatttctcgacttttcgatcctcttctttagtccatccaggattatccgatttgctacttccgcttgcccattggcttgcgggtgagccacagaggtgaatcgtaactcaatttcattttcttcacaatacttcttgaattcctcattgttgaattgcgttccattgtcagtgacgaggatacggggaattctatatcggcacataatgttttcccacaggaattgtgcaacctgcttagttgtgattttggccaaaggtttggcttcgatccacttggtgaaataatcaatggctacaatcagaaacttcctttgtgctgtggccataggaaaaggccctagaatatccatcccccacatagcaaagggaataggtgagttgatggaggtcagcatctcggggggttgtctggcgactggtgcatgcttctgacaacgatcacacttctttacatattctttggcatcagccatcatttctggccaatagaagcctaaacgagttatcttatgagccaaggccctgccccccaagtgttgcccacaaatgccttcatgcacttcctcaagagccaagcgtgcctcatcgggcctgagacacctcaagtaaggaaccacgaaagatcttttatatagaatcccatctatcaaagagtaccttagtgctcgaacagttaacttccgtgcctcaattgtatcgcttggcaaccaaccggtctgaatgtgagccttgatgggatcaatccatgacgtccccaagcctacgggagccacaagcttaacatctatgcttcgtgtcttcaaaacacggaagtacacacttcctgaacttccttcaatctcagatgaagcaaactttgatagcgcatctgctttagcattttcttcccttggaatgtgttcaacatggcattcattaaattgggtcatcacagcccttactaggcgaacatactttgccatcgtatcatcccttgcttcaaattctccctttacctgggatatgatcaacttcgagtctccacggacctttaagtttttgactctaagtgtcccagctagaccaaggccagcaatcagggcttcatactctgcctcattgtttgtggttgggaagtctagcttcatggcatactcaattaagaatccatcagggctttgcaaaaccaaccctgctccactggaatttgtttttgatgctccatcaaaatagagaacccaatattctttctccttgtccccattgtcgactcccttgtcttgaggtgtggtaccttcctgccccccgacttcttggttgggtatggtacattccaccacgaagtcagctagtgcctgggcttttatggccatacgtggcttatacttgagatcgaactctcccaactctattgcccacttaattagtctcccacttgccttgggactgtgaatgatatttttcagtggctgatttgttagcacttcaatttggtgagcttgaaaataaggacgtagctttcttgaagccatcaccaaggctaaagcgaatttctcaatggctgaataattcaactcagcaccatgcaaaattttgctgacatagtatacgggtttctggactttcagttcctccttaaccaacaccgcgctcaaggcgctttctgaaacagccaagtacaagaataaaacttcacccagaactggcttggccaacaacggggcctggcccatatacttctttaactcttcaaatgccttctgattttcctcactccatacaaagtctttaatgttctttaatgacttgaagaatgacaagcacttgtctcctgacttggagatgaatcgtcctagcgcagcaacccttcctgtgagtttctgaacatccttgacagtttttgggggtttcatgtccaggattgcctttattttatcggggttagcctcaattcccctctttgagaccatcaatcccaagaattttccagatcctactccgaaagcacacttcgtgggattcaacatcatcttgtggtacctcaggacctcaaaagcttccctcaaatgggttatatgatcagtctttactagactcttgactagcatgtcatcaacatagacttccatagtcttcccaataagatccttaaaaactttattcaccaacctttgataggtggctcctgcattcttgagaccaaacgccataacaagataacaataaacaccaaagtcagtgataaatgatacctttggaatgtcatccttatgcattttgatttggttgtatccgctaaatccatccatgaaactcagcatctcatgtccagcggtggcatcaatcaaagtatcaattctaggcagcggaaaacagtctttgggacatgcatcattcagatcggtgaagtctatacacatcctccactttccattagccttcttcaccattacagggtttgctaaccactccggaaattgaatctcctcaatgaaaccagcctctaagagcttttccacttcctgctttatagcctcttgtctttccggggcaaaatttcttttcttttgtttcactgtcttccggcttggatccacgtttaacttgtgggtaattaaccccgggtctatgcctggcatatcagctgctgaccatgcaaacacatcactattttcttgcaaaaatttcactaacttccctctaaggggctcctctaatgtagctccaatgaaagtcatcctctcaggattcttgggatctaaaggaaccgaaaccaattcttctgctggccttcctctattctcatcattttctcgaacatccatatcttcaataggaagaacctgccccccgactccatctgccctcaaagaggccacataacagcttctagccatcttttgatctcccctctcttctccaatcccgtttcgggtggggaacttcatgactgaatggtaggaggaggggactgccttgaaggcatgtatccctgttctccccatgatagcattataagttgaactagcctttaccaccacaaaatccagcatctgcgttgcttgccttggctccgtacctatggtggttggtaatttaattatcccttccacaggacattctactccagcaaatccatatatcggcatgtcggttggtgtcaactgggagtcgttataccccatccttagaaaggtgtcgtggagcaagatatccacagaagcaccattatccacaaggaccctcttaaccgggctatttcctattatcggcgttatgaccagcgggtcgtcatggggaaacttcacaccctctaggtcggaatcatcaaaagccaatgttacttctgtcctggccctcttcggggcttctccaacaatatgcataacctctctagtatatgcctttctggaatttttggacaatccagcagcagttggacctccaaaaatcgtgtttatcacaggccctcgaggtctcggccctccataaatggtgtttataactggtcctctaggttggggattccgcccctgatcatcttggtccctcctacgatcttcaaagttcttccttccattattgtttctgtctcctccatctccagtatacttgttcagccttccttttcgaatcaaaaactcaatttcatctttcaactgcctacactcatcggtgtcatggccaacatctttgtgaaacctgcaatacttgcccttatctagcttggcgggatcagccttcaagggcttaggccagcgaatatctctgtctttctcaatctccatcaaaatctgacttctgggggcattcagcttagcgtattcagtgaacttttgcccaggtcctcccttcttgggggttgaatcagggttttgttcagttctaggatacttatccttagcgatatactccaaatcagtttttcgtttcttgcctccagtgggctcattacttactacggtcttcctcatactctcttcaaccttgatatacttccctgccctctcttggagctgcaacatgctctcagggggtcgtttggccaaagacatcttgaaaaactcatccctagttccttgttgcagtgctatcatggctaccttatcatcaaggtctgggacttttaaagcctcctttgtaaaacgatttaggtaatctcttaaggattctttagctccctgcacaagactcataagagatgctgaacttttctcatggactcttccactgatgaattgcttaataaaagcctgacttaattctctgaatgatccaatagaatttgggggtaggcgactgtaccatctttgagccatacccgacagggtttgagggaaggcccgacattttatagcatcattcacgggttgcagcagcagtgcattagagaatgtcctaacatgattagcggggtctcccgtgccatcataggctttgatagtgggcatcttaaattttcttgagatatgggcattcattatctcttctgtgaagggtggagttggatcatcaggatctccaaggggaaggagattgcttggatcagttcttgggacaacagcccttcttcttaccggaccatccaggtctatgataggaggaggatttctccccctaggaggtatgtggggtctggtggcttggtgagcctccaaatcacgcctcagcctttggatttcagcctcatgagccctgatcttttcctgcacttcttggggattcgcccctggggtgctttgggggcgttgccttccatcggccattggctctttcccaggacgcctccttctcggggccacttcatcatccgaagattcggagtctctctcagtgtatggaccagaaaattcccgatcctcagggataggatccaaacctcgtatataggggggcgaccgccctcgtgcttcgcttcgcccagcatatccacttcctccaacctcagggtgaaggggcatcccataaggggggttagtagtaacaatagttgagtattcatacccgacgggtcgagaattcacaggtatatgtatttgttgaacttgaggattcgtaccttgaatagtcgggggagttgtcccttgtgactgaggatgagttgcccctgtctgggcttccccctgagtagatgcataagttgaatggggaggaacctccacggttgatgaaatcgcctgggttgtccctgatggtgttccctcctccagagtgctggttgttctccgtgttctcgccatggttgttgttgcgtatttcccacagacggcgccaaatgttatggattaaaactactatatataattactgtatttaatactaatgaacgtgagcttcgaggctcgatttgactgctcttgtgtttcgtgactcaatctgccttaacaagatgcctacgtaccttgctgattgccaaggatcaagtcaaaaacgtagttctgatttgtggggtgaggccccttatatagatgcgggagtccttgaattggacttggtataggaggcttggtggataagcctctgaattaggatagacttaggagtcctaggaagtaggaagttgattccttatcctttcaggtccccttgaggctaatctctaaggatttatatcctcatcgggactcttttcaacatctgatttctcccttattaattaattacgaaattaattaataatcagggctttttgggccttttttattccaccaggcctaatctgatccgtcagacttaacctttctggtctgaatattatacatcttattattattgggcctagcagcccattaattataaaatcaggacttatttatccctatcaagtttatctctctctctctctctctctctctcctaagTTTCATTTAAAACAAACCAATATTGACCTCATTTGTAGTTATCCAATCATATGGAAAGGATCTCTAGAGCTATCTTTAATCATAAATATAGGACCAACTATCCATTTATTCATTTATAAGACCAAGTATAGCTATGCATTGAAgttgattttttttttcattttggtcctgtattataattataaaaccaacTATAACTATACATTGGACTTGCTATAACTATAGGAGTATAACATTGCAT
This genomic interval from Apium graveolens cultivar Ventura chromosome 8, ASM990537v1, whole genome shotgun sequence contains the following:
- the LOC141679439 gene encoding uncharacterized protein LOC141679439, which translates into the protein MGAQSLASSNAYFQGAVRQAESWKRASDKADNALRRQQKKYATLEKKLKRKEEELGESNAELVVLRAEKDKAIDNYLDSEEFAQSMRIRDDSVFPEFFRTGWDTALGTVNEACPDINPADYICPDDEALLQRSLKELLVDVSWENRGFREGPRRSLKLEDGVNFRPNFRFIRGSIARIDFIITFLEARGTIPVSLVVFWVVSWWPEKAPGSGYGCRPPELGEIGEDNGETTI